Proteins co-encoded in one Hymenobacter swuensis DY53 genomic window:
- a CDS encoding alpha/beta fold hydrolase, which produces MKKTSLFILLAILFHFYAGKAQNRKQAMAVTISRQIDTLLTLEIGGIKQVLQIKTDDSNKPVLLFLSGGPGSSMIPTANNFTGLLKDKFTLVQWDQRDAGKTLALNPSPTQPSVAQMETDTYQVIRFLTKELNQKKVYLLGSSWGNVLGFYMVEKHPDLLHAYFAVNPVVSQLASEQELLAILRTHFEGHPLASKELLSVSIPFEKDEDLFYIRKWLFYKEGKKYAASEEFKKGFLTWSETWSPVWNEVMTIDLPKTLKKVKCPIYFFVGKNDIQTSALITQNYFQDLKAPRKGLVFFENSGHQIHKDEPEKLQKAIIQTVETTR; this is translated from the coding sequence ATGAAAAAGACCTCCCTATTCATCCTGCTAGCCATCCTTTTCCACTTTTATGCTGGTAAAGCACAGAATAGAAAGCAAGCAATGGCTGTGACTATTTCGCGCCAGATTGACACCCTGCTAACCCTTGAGATTGGGGGAATTAAGCAGGTGCTGCAAATCAAAACGGATGACTCGAACAAGCCGGTGCTGTTGTTTTTATCGGGTGGCCCCGGCAGCTCCATGATACCCACTGCGAACAACTTTACCGGTCTTTTAAAAGACAAGTTCACCCTTGTCCAGTGGGACCAGCGGGATGCGGGGAAAACCCTAGCCTTAAACCCGTCGCCCACCCAGCCATCCGTTGCCCAGATGGAAACGGACACCTACCAGGTCATCCGGTTTCTGACCAAGGAACTGAACCAGAAAAAAGTCTACCTGCTGGGTAGCTCCTGGGGAAATGTTTTGGGGTTTTATATGGTCGAAAAGCATCCTGACCTCCTGCATGCGTATTTCGCCGTGAACCCAGTGGTTAGTCAATTAGCAAGCGAGCAGGAATTGCTGGCCATCCTAAGAACTCATTTTGAAGGACATCCACTGGCCAGCAAGGAGTTGCTGAGCGTATCCATTCCTTTCGAAAAGGATGAAGACCTGTTCTACATCAGGAAGTGGCTTTTTTATAAGGAAGGCAAGAAGTATGCAGCCAGTGAGGAGTTCAAAAAAGGGTTTCTTACGTGGTCCGAAACGTGGTCACCGGTGTGGAACGAAGTAATGACTATTGATTTGCCAAAAACGCTGAAGAAGGTTAAATGCCCGATTTATTTCTTCGTTGGCAAAAACGATATTCAAACATCGGCTCTCATTACACAGAACTATTTCCAGGACCTCAAAGCCCCGAGGAAGGGCTTGGTTTTCTTTGAAAATTCCGGTCATCAAATACATAAAGATGAACCGGAAAAATTGCAAAAAGCGATAATCCAGACAGTAGAAACAACCCGATAA